TTTCATGAATCTCAAACGTTAATCTACCCTATAACGTCATATCAGCATTACGCATGTACCACACCCAAAAACATCTTAATCTATACCCCTTTGTAACAAACATTTCTCTCTTGATTTTTAGGGCTTGTGTTTTAGGAAAACCTTTAGTAATGGTAAAAGGTGtaattttccttcttttttgtcGAATCTACAAATCTATTTGTATAagatacaaaataaaaacagcAAAATCTCCCATGTTTCCAAGAGGCTGCTTAGCATCTCCATCATGATGCTATCTATATCAAGATCCCTTTTTCATATCAAAACATATTTGATCATGAACCCATAGAAATTGCTAGTGGCATCTCACTTTCATGTGAATCGACAGTAGAATTGCTGGAGGTTGACATTCTTTTCTTCGATTGGTTCCCTTCAACTTGACCTTGTGGGTGAGCTATCGCCTCAGGATCATCATCATGAGCCTCTAAAGATTGCTCAGGAGGATCAATATCACGTGCATTGGACTCTCCGGTCGCATTGTTGTTATTACCACCTGATCCAATGACCATCCTAAACCCAAAAGTGCGGGAGACAATGCGGTATGCAAAGGTTAGGATCCAAAATGACCAAGGGAGACAAACAAAGAAAATGCCGAGGTAAGAGAGCCAAACTGGAGGATAAGGGAGGATTGTGTATGCAATCAGACAACCACCTCCGACAGCTATTGATAGGAAAAGAAATAAGGTAATGAGAAAGATGAATACTCGCCCCGCCCCTGGATCTGGCACAGGCATTGTTCTTTTAAGGGAAATATTGATCTTAGATTTGAAGAAGGATCAAGATCCTACTATAATCATCCTCCATTTTAAAAGttgctccttcttcttctttcaagtttttttttacaaatgagGTTGATGGGTTGATGAAGAGGATGGCTTGAAACAAGAATCAATCCCACACACACAAAGAAAAATAGCGATGAGGAGAAAGAAAACACAAGaggatatttttgttttgctttaatttgtttaatttgtgtGTGACTTATAATTTGACAAGAATAGCCATTAGTCATTTTTTTCTACATATGCCATTCCATAGGAGAGGGACGTCCGTAGATAAAGGACCTATAACATTGATCAAGATCATTTTCAAGATTTTTGCAATCTTAATTAATTCGAGAGATGATTATATGTACTCATCATGTATACGAGTAAACTCATATTATACCAAGAtaaaagggcaaatctccaaaatagcacaatTCTAAGtctatatcacaaaaatagcactcaaaaactaaagtgaccaaaatagcacctttctaagtttatcctttgaaaattttaattattttatttttcaaaatttgaaatcttatccccaaaacctcatttctcaactctaaaccctaaatcctaaactctaaaccctataccttaaactctaaaccctaaaccctaaaccctaaaccctaaacactaaactttaaaccctaaaccctaaactttaaaccctaaaccctaaactctaaaccctaaaccctaaaccctaaaccctaaaccctaaatcctaaacctcaccctttaactctaaaccctaagtttgtgacttttgataaaacattaagtgctatttttgtgacttttgactttgagtgctagtttgggaacaaaaacttgatttagtgctatttttgtctttttctcaagATAAAATGCGAGGAAACTTATTTTACTGTCTttaccataaaaaaaattagactatTCCAGTTCTGGGGATTTGTTTTCTATACTGTTAATATACTATTAATAGGACGTGGCAAAGAATATGGTTCTTGCAAGCCCTTCTACATGTTTAGAATTCAAATAAACCAAGAGTTAAAAATGAGTATGATCCAATTTTAAGGATTTGTATGTTTATGATATTAGTTTTTCAAGTTTATGATATTAAGTTTATCAGTAATTATACAATAGTATTTTTGTTATTAACGTTTACAGATGGAATTCAAGGAATTTAATTGCATTTTCTGCTTGATTTAATTAAAAGGAAGTTTGAAAGAAGTCTTGTTCTATTCTCAAGTCTCGGCCACAGTTAGAGAATGggaattcaattttcaatatctatcttattaaaatgaagtattttaagcttttgttTGCCAACATAGAtagcagtttaaaaaaaatagtactctttggaaacatggataacaataagttaaagaaaaaaagttatgggcttatgctattaaaaaacttgaaagtccattacattatacTAAAAAGTAATAGGTTTATGTTCCTTGACATacatatttaaatcaaaataataatttaaaattgatttatatcaaaagttcattcaaaaatatacatatattcaaaatttgatttttactaacatattttccaataaccgttatgaaaatgttttcaatatatataagaaaaatacaatacaaagctcaatttcaaacaccaacttaaattatggtttttatatttcacattgaaaattaaaaatataatatatgtgattatttatatgattgtatgtataaaatattattaattataaaaaaaacttatttgatggttcatataaaatacgattaattatatgataacacatatttttataacctatgataacacatatatgatatataatagtgattaggggtgggcgttcatGTTGGTTTTCGAGTATGTGTGGGATTTCGTGTTCGTTTCAGATTTTTGaggatttggttcggatttggttcggatttggataacacatttaaattggttttgtttaaatatttggatagagaattaataattatttaagtattttttagagttttgagtatattttaactattttagatatttacgtttgattatttgtatatattttaaagtatttaacgaacttaaaagtatcatatatattctggatgtttttatatacattaaatctaaaaaatattaatatatatatataagtatataaatctattttggatatcTAAAATACttcggatcggattaggtttcagttcttcaaataccaaaattttgaataattcggatatttaatcaatttcggttcggatttggtactacttattcggattgggattGGTTCGATTCTTCGAATTCGATTTTTTTGTTCTACCCTAAATGGtgacataaaaaacaaatagcatcatattttaatcaaaatcttgttttttttagaGTTAAATACTTTTCCTTATAATCTTGTCTTCTTTTGGCAAACCTAGTTTACAAATATTTGATTTGACTTGTATATGATTAAGATAAGAATGTAATCAAATTTATGTTTGAATACCCTAAGTGGCTTGACTTGACTACTGACTAATGAGTACAACAAGAGCTAGCTAATTAAGGAGTGATGACAAGTGACACGTGGCGCATTCTCTATCAATAGCCGTCAAAGGAATAAACAAATGCGGGTCCCATTTTATTATATCCATTATCCAGAATTACTGGCTCTATGTCCGCCAGCAAACTAATCAAATATGTAAATGACCATATGACCCCTCCTCTAGAGCCACAAAGCGGTGGCTAGTTCCGTAATTTCAAAGACCGCCAATTTCCTTTTTAATCAAATGACGATAGCGCGTGGCAGTACATAGCCGGATACTCGCGTCGATAGCCGCCAGGAGAATCCACCGTTTCAATcagatatagagagagagagatagagagagatctACTCTAAATTTCTAGGCTTTGCTGATTCTCTGTGAAAGATTCTtcctttttttggttttcgtgAATTCGTTATCTGATTCTGGAGAAAGGGTTTGGTTGTTTGGATGGTGGAAATGAGACCCGAGTCTGATTCAGCGGCGAAGTGCCGAGACGAGCTCCCGGTGAAGCTGGAGATCGCGGAGGACGGTTTAGAAGAAGAGCACGGTCCTCTCAACAAGCGATCTAAGGTTTGTTGTTCTTTCTCTAACTCGCAATTAAAGCTAATCTGTTTAAGTTTCCTCGAGAATTTGATAtaaagttttctcctttttagcttattattattgatattttttgttgCAATGGATGATAAGTTGTGGAGCTCATCGCCAATGGCGCTTGCTGAGCCGAGTCCTCTTGGACTAAGCCTTAGAAAGAGTCCATCTTTGCTGGATTTGATACAGATGAGGCTAACGCAAAGCGGTGACCCAAAAGCCGGAGGCTCTGGTGTTGTTAAACAAGAGAGTAAATGTATTACTGCTGGATCGAACTTGGGGCCAGGAAGTATTGAGAAGCTGAAAGCTTCCAACTTTCCTGCCACGGTTTTGAAGATCGGGCAGTGGGAggtgagcttttttttttaaccttttgTTTTGATATATGTTGCTTTCAGAACCTGACTTGTAACATGgttctgttcttttttttttttgtcttagtATAAATCGAGGTATGAAGGTGATTTGGTGGCGAAGTGTTACTTTGCAAAACATAAACTTGTTTGGGAAGTGTTGGAACGAGGTCTCAAGAGTAAAATCGAGATCCAATGGTCAGATATTGTGGGGTTGAAAGCAAACTGTCCTGAAAAAGGACCTGGGACGTTGACTCTCCTGGTACAAGATTCACTCGTGCGTCCGAATGCTTTTGTTCAACTCTAATGTttggtttccttttttttgtttcagcttTCTAGGCAGCCTTTGTTTTTCCGAGAAACAAACCCGCAGCCTAGGAAACATACTTTGTGGCAGGCAACTTCAGATTTTACTACTGATGGCCAAGCCAGTACGTACAGGTACATACATTTTGTGACTGGATAATGTTTTATGTCCTAGCTTCAGCTTATGATAGTCTAGTCTCACTGTGATTTGTTAGGAAGCATTTTCTGCAATGTGCTGAAGGGATAATGAACAAACATTTGGAAAAGCTTGTTCAGTGTGATCACCGCCTGTTGTATTTAAGCCGTGAGCCAGAGATAATTATGGACTCTCCCTTCTTTGATGGACGGCAATCTATCTTTGAGGATCCGAATGATTCAAAGGGTTATCCTTTTGGGAACTTTAATCTTAGCACAGGTCCTTCGGTATCTGGGACTCAGAACTTAGCATCTCCTGTTGGAGCACAGTCATCCTCTGAACGTATGTATCTGTCTCATGAAGCACCGTCTCCCAGCTCAGGTATCTGTCTTATTTGtacttttcttttttacttttcacTTTTGTTGAGCCAAGTTAagtgaatgtgttttctttgtttgattgatttctAGTGATAGATGCTCGTGCAAATGAAGCACTCAATTCAAGAAACACAACTGATTGTGGTCAGATGGGAGGACTGCGCCAATCTATGTCACTGAGTGATTTCCTTGCAGTTCTCTGTGATCCAAAAGATACAAGTGATTCGAGTCAGGTTGAACAAGTAGCTGGACTACACCAATCTATGTCAGTTAGTGATTTCCTTGCACTGCTATCTGATTCAGGAGACATAGCTGATTCGAGTCAGATTAAAGTACCTGGACTACAACAATCCATGTCAGTGAGCGACTTTGTTGGACTTCTCTCTGATTCTGCTGTTGGAAACCATCCGGAACATATGGAGAATTTCGACAGCATGAAACAGCAATTGCTTAGTGATAACATCCAGTTCGATGCACCACCAGATGAGAAGTCTCTCATGCCAAGTGTTGATTCCTTATTCAACCTCTTGTACAAGGATCTCAACGGCGCTGCAAACTCACAGCTCAGTGCTGAAAACTCGGTTGGATTGAAGTCTGAACTCAGTGATCTGAAGGGGATAGTTCCGGACAATAACAACAACAGAGTTCTTGATCCAGCTTCCAGCAGCAGACCACAGGGCATGTTGAGGAAAGACTCGTTCAGCGATCTGCTATTGCATCTCCCCCGAATCACATCCTTGCCAAAGTTCTTGTCCAACATATCAGAAGAAGATGGTGGTGCATATAAtagatgattatatatatatagattcctTCTTTCTGTTTCAGTATTTGGCAAGTATAGGAACCTGAGCTAGcagctttttttgttttttcttgtaaaTCAAATTTGTTTCTTGGTCACCAAACCCCACAAGGAATTGAAGAAACATGTTTTGATAATGAATTTATGTAGTCATCCCATTTATAAAACAATGCCTCAAGAAGCTTAGGCATTCCATTATATTGTTCTTCTGTTACAGCATCTATAAAGCAAAGCAGAATATGTACAaggataaaattattaaactaagATCAGTGCTCATCAGCTGTACAGAACGACGAAAGAGATGAAATAAAATCAATATTTGAAGAGACAAATGAAACCCAACACCCAAACTAGATGGTTGTGCTATTTGAATAAtaagtatttacattttttaattcCTTTTTAGGGAGGGGTTTCTTCCATCACATCAATCTGCCTTGAGAACAAGCAAAAGGATCAGGAAGCTTGTAGATGAATGGCAGTGTCAGGAAGCATTGCTATTGTCACAATGAAGTATTCACATCCTGAAGAGAGACCATAAGGGTTTGTTGGTGTCGTTCCTGAAGATGATGTTGACCTTGAGCTTGATGCCAGAGTTCTTGAGCCGAGATAGTCCGACTTACCCGCCTCTGGAGATGCAGAAGCTGAAAGCGGTGATTGCTGCTTCACTGCTTGGCGCTCGATGTGGACAATCTGTCCAACGATGTATGTAGGCCGGTTTGGGAGGTGATCTGTGAACAGTGCCTCGGATTCAGAGGACAAGTAGTAGGTTGGGCAGTTCCTGTTGATCGCCTCGTAATGCCCTGCTGGATTCAGCACAAATGCTGCTATCTCATGGACTTCAAGACGACCGAATGATATCTTTTCTCTATTAGCCTGTCAACAAAAAAAGTTCACCAATTTTGCTCATTCAAAACTGAGGACGCTCTAAATTTTATATGCGCAGCAAAAGAGAAAGTTTGGGCTGAAAGAACAATGACTGTGATTAGAGATAACAGGAGTCTGTCTACCTGCTTCCCAAGTTGATGCTTAGTGTACAATGTTTTCACCAGCTCTTCCTTTTCCTCCAAGTCCTTCCTTGCCTGGTCACTTGTAGCTTCAAGATTCCGGCACTTTTCAAAAGATTCCTCCCAGTGTTTGGAGAGGATACTAACTTTGTCCGCCAGGACTCGGATGCATTTCCGGAACTCAACAGTACCCACATCTTCATTGTCATTAATGGACCTGTGATATtcacaagaaagaaaagaatgagAAACAAGAAACtccaaaagagaggaagaaCTAGGCTATATATTTTTGGAAGCAAACTGGAACTTACTTGGCTAAAGCTTGAGCCAAAGTACGAAAGGATTCGGCAAAACCAGCAACCCCACCACCAGCACAGACGGAGCTTCGGAGTCTTTCAAAGAGGCCTCGCATCTTCACAGATGATGCGCGAAGTGTATTGTACTCAGAAGCTCGACGATCAGCAGCGCAGAGATGGGTCTGGGCTTCTTCTCTTGCTTCATGTAAGCAGTTCTCCAAATGCGCACAGTTCATCTACAACCAAGATAGCAAATATTTATCACATACAGAAGGAGTAATTTAGGGAAAAAGGCTCCTATAACATGCAAAGTGCATAGTAAGCTATCTGGTGATGCCAAGATCAAGATCTCATGAAGCCTCAACCAGTGGCTCCTGGAAATGATTGGCTTCAGCTAATTTAGGCATTACGCTAAAGCATACTGAAACTTCCTAGAGTTCATTACCAAagatcacagaaaaaaaaaaggcctGATACAAGCACCTTGGATACCAAAAACTTGACGTGTAGGACAAAGCTAATACCAGCAACCAGAGGAGTCACAGAAAATGATCACAAGATAACATACCAAAAAGTAAAGACTAACTCCTAAACTAACAATGCAATGAGTATCAGAGTTGGAAGGattagaaaagagaaaaaaaagaatgaagtaGCTGCAAAACCTGGGATTCTTCGAGAAGCTTCTGATTCATTCCCAACTCTCTGCTCAGACTGGCTACCTCTTCCATAGCTCCATTTAGCTTGGACTCTGTCTCACTCAGTTTATTGGACTTCTCCATCAGCTCATTTCTAAGTTCCAAGACAATATCATCACTCTGTTTGGTATCCAAACCTACGCCAGTCGCCACATTATTATTCAAAGATTTTGGTGAGCTCTCGGCTGTCGAGCTGTTACTTAGAAACACACCCATCTCCCCCATCACATTATCCTTTCCACCTTTCTCATTATTTTGCTGGCTTTCCAGCATTGATGAATCAAGCGGTTGACTGAGCACCAGAGAGGAATCCACCATATTCTCATCCATACGTTCCCGAGCCTTACATGGCTGCTtgctagagagatttgaaacacatGAGCCCTCCTCATCCATGTGCTCCGAGCCAGATACATGAGCTTTGTTGCCTTCCACGTCACCTGAAGCTTCTGCTTTGTACTCAGTAACTTTCAAGCCAGACGCATCcgtattattattaatatttctcTGTCCCAGTAGATAATCATCGTTGAGACGTTGTTCCAGTTCACGGATTCGCTTCTCATATGAATCACAACGTCTTTGTTTTTCCTTGAGCATAGATAAGAGATGTTTCTCATACTCATCTTTGGCCTGCAGCGCCTCTGCTGTCTTCTCTGCGGCAATTTTCAACATCTTTTCTGCTTCACTTTCATCCAGCACCTCATATTCAACTTGTGGGCTTAATGAACAAATCCTAGAGATTGCAGAAGCGAGGTCAGCTTTCAGTTTTGCATTCTCAACTTCCTTCTTGCTGGTTCCAGCTATCTCCACTAATTCAGAGGCCGCTAGGTAATCATCAAAACTGTCTAAACCTATC
The window above is part of the Brassica napus cultivar Da-Ae chromosome C3, Da-Ae, whole genome shotgun sequence genome. Proteins encoded here:
- the LOC106453041 gene encoding autophagy-related protein 11, whose amino-acid sequence is MSSSFTDDGNGKLILCVAENGHSFEFKCSEKTTSVESVMRFVESVSGIAFSDQLLLSLDMRLEPQKLLSAFGLPSSDREVFVFNKSMLQSNSHPPSPEDVVDSQGVDDDHALPPASLHDHHPLDDALDPALKALPLYERQFRYHFHRGRTFYNCTIVKHENCVRLTREQKVQQRAVEVATRNLEQYYRVIYHNFLEFMKRYKHQHRLHSDLLMNFERDIERLRSAKVHPCLLTDSRRCLLDFVKEDNLKKAVENCASSHRQFENKIAQFQQMFVEVKRKVEELFACRASLSVKNLEATVKDHERFIDEQKSILQSLSKDVNTVKKLVDDCMSSQMSSSLRPHDAVSALGPMYEVHDKNHLPKMQACYNSISELLGFCKNKKNEMNSFVHSYMQKITYVTYIIKDAKLQFPVFREAMVRQDDLFADLKLLRGVGPAYRACLAEAVRRKASMKLYMGMAGQLIEKLAMKRETEVRRREEFLKTHGPFVPRDVLASMGLYDTPTQCDVNVAPYDTSLINIEMADVDRYAPEYLVGLHSKFASSRSSVGMSSDSETEEIGLDSFDDYLAASELVEIAGTSKKEVENAKLKADLASAISRICSLSPQVEYEVLDESEAEKMLKIAAEKTAEALQAKDEYEKHLLSMLKEKQRRCDSYEKRIRELEQRLNDDYLLGQRNINNNTDASGLKVTEYKAEASGDVEGNKAHVSGSEHMDEEGSCVSNLSSKQPCKARERMDENMVDSSLVLSQPLDSSMLESQQNNEKGGKDNVMGEMGVFLSNSSTAESSPKSLNNNVATGVGLDTKQSDDIVLELRNELMEKSNKLSETESKLNGAMEEVASLSRELGMNQKLLEESQMNCAHLENCLHEAREEAQTHLCAADRRASEYNTLRASSVKMRGLFERLRSSVCAGGGVAGFAESFRTLAQALAKSINDNEDVGTVEFRKCIRVLADKVSILSKHWEESFEKCRNLEATSDQARKDLEEKEELVKTLYTKHQLGKQANREKISFGRLEVHEIAAFVLNPAGHYEAINRNCPTYYLSSESEALFTDHLPNRPTYIVGQIVHIERQAVKQQSPLSASASPEAGKSDYLGSRTLASSSRSTSSSGTTPTNPYGLSSGCEYFIVTIAMLPDTAIHLQAS
- the LOC111198175 gene encoding uncharacterized protein LOC111198175 isoform X2, with product MVEMRPESDSAAKCRDELPVKLEIAEDGLEEEHGPLNKRSKLWSSSPMALAEPSPLGLSLRKSPSLLDLIQMRLTQSGDPKAGGSGVVKQESKCIEKLKASNFPATVLKIGQWEYKSRYEGDLVAKCYFAKHKLVWEVLERGLKSKIEIQWSDIVGLKANCPEKGPGTLTLLLSRQPLFFRETNPQPRKHTLWQATSDFTTDGQASTYRKHFLQCAEGIMNKHLEKLVQCDHRLLYLSREPEIIMDSPFFDGRQSIFEDPNDSKGYPFGNFNLSTGPSVSGTQNLASPVGAQSSSERMYLSHEAPSPSSVIDARANEALNSRNTTDCGQMGGLRQSMSLSDFLAVLCDPKDTSDSSQVEQVAGLHQSMSVSDFLALLSDSGDIADSSQIKVPGLQQSMSVSDFVGLLSDSAVGNHPEHMENFDSMKQQLLSDNIQFDAPPDEKSLMPSVDSLFNLLYKDLNGAANSQLSAENSVGLKSELSDLKGIVPDNNNNRVLDPASSSRPQGMLRKDSFSDLLLHLPRITSLPKFLSNISEEDGGAYNR
- the LOC106364398 gene encoding uncharacterized protein LOC106364398; the protein is MPVPDPGAGRVFIFLITLFLFLSIAVGGGCLIAYTILPYPPVWLSYLGIFFVCLPWSFWILTFAYRIVSRTFGFRMVIGSGGNNNNATGESNARDIDPPEQSLEAHDDDPEAIAHPQGQVEGNQSKKRMSTSSNSTVDSHESEMPLAISMGS
- the LOC111198175 gene encoding uncharacterized protein LOC111198175 isoform X1, with amino-acid sequence MVEMRPESDSAAKCRDELPVKLEIAEDGLEEEHGPLNKRSKLWSSSPMALAEPSPLGLSLRKSPSLLDLIQMRLTQSGDPKAGGSGVVKQESKCITAGSNLGPGSIEKLKASNFPATVLKIGQWEYKSRYEGDLVAKCYFAKHKLVWEVLERGLKSKIEIQWSDIVGLKANCPEKGPGTLTLLLSRQPLFFRETNPQPRKHTLWQATSDFTTDGQASTYRKHFLQCAEGIMNKHLEKLVQCDHRLLYLSREPEIIMDSPFFDGRQSIFEDPNDSKGYPFGNFNLSTGPSVSGTQNLASPVGAQSSSERMYLSHEAPSPSSVIDARANEALNSRNTTDCGQMGGLRQSMSLSDFLAVLCDPKDTSDSSQVEQVAGLHQSMSVSDFLALLSDSGDIADSSQIKVPGLQQSMSVSDFVGLLSDSAVGNHPEHMENFDSMKQQLLSDNIQFDAPPDEKSLMPSVDSLFNLLYKDLNGAANSQLSAENSVGLKSELSDLKGIVPDNNNNRVLDPASSSRPQGMLRKDSFSDLLLHLPRITSLPKFLSNISEEDGGAYNR